In the Alistipes provencensis genome, CCTCTTCCGGGTTTCTGGCTTTAAGCGCCACTGCAAATGCATATTGAAACATCTGATTCCCGATGCCCCCGATAATATTGACAATTTTCACAAAACAATAGATTTCAATGGTTCAACAGATTATCCCAATGAGCGTTTTTCCGGAATCTAATACGGGAATTCGTCGCCCAAATCAAACAGATCATCCCTGGAATAAAATTCAAATAGATACTTCGAATAAATTGCGCCGTCTGATTTCTCATTGCCAATGTAGCACAGAATATAAGAAGGGCATACATTGTTCTTCTGAACAAGACATTATCGGTTCTAACAAATAAAAGCCATATCCGAAGTAAAATATTCCATAAAATACCATTATATAAAAAGCCCATAAAACCCATGAAATTATAGCCTTGTACAAAAAAGTGATAAGACCAGCCTACGCCTCTTTCCAAAGTTTCCCCTTTGACCCTTGCTACGATAGTATTGGTCAAAGGTGGATAGTGGACGCCTAAAATTGCATTACATACATTAGATTTAATGACTTCTACGGGATCTATCATATCATAATACATGGAAACAAACAATGTATGCGAAGGGGCATAATAATCTTGTAATAATATCTGTTCAGATATAGGTAATGCATTTGATCCAGCATTCAAGTCTGTTTGAAAAACCTTTTTTAAAGAAATACTTCCCTGAGTTCTTAATTGTAGGATGATCAACAGTCCATAGACTAACAAGCATCCTAATACGACAAATTTCAGAATCGTAGTTTTGCGGTTCCTCAATGAAACGATAAAAGGAGAAAGCTCGATGCTCGCAATCGCTATGAAAAAATACAGGATGGAACTCCTAATACCGGCAGCCGATGCTACTTGAATAAAAAAAGTGACACAACATATCAGCAAAAGGATTTTAAATTTTGACGAACGATAATACCGGATTACCGCATATAATACAATAGTACTAATTGTAAAAAAATAAAACAACAATGAAAACCAACTGGAGCCCATAGGATTTCCACTACCCCATGAAAATACAGACCGGTTTTTGTAAAAATATATTAACAAACAAACAAATAAAAATATCAGTCCAAAATAGAATCGAAACTCTTTTCTATACTTTACACGATAAACCTCATAAATAACTGTCTTTTTTAGTGGGAACATCCTATATATAAAGAATGCAGTAACAAATGACAAAAACATAAATGCCCAATATCGATAGTATAATGCAGGACCGAAATAGGCTCCTATTCCCATGGACAAAATCGGGTAATATACATATCCAATCTGAGCAAAAATGGTATATATGTATAATATTAGAAAAGAAAAAGCATGTAGATCATCTCCTCGTTTTATCATATATTTTATACAATAAAACACAAAGAGAGTCAAGATAACCATTAAAATCCAAGGTGTCATTTCAATGGCTATACTTTAAATTTGAGTAAATACATAAAATGGCGTAAAAAACCCTTAAAAAACAATATCAGTCTCTCAAAGTTAGATTCGCATATTGTTTCTTCGCCTCTCAAGCGAGTCGCCCGAATTGCCTGCCGACGAAAATAATCATGCCCTTCCATATGTTCCCAACGAATTTTTATTCGCCCGGTATTCAGATATTTGTACACCAATGCGGAATAAACCGACTGGTCATGGCGGTTTTCAATAAAGCCTCGTAATTGCAGTCTGCGATCGGCAACAGGAACATCCATAACGAAATGCGGATATCTGAGAATCGTATCCTTCCATTCTAAAATAAAATCCATCACAAATTCCGATTTTCGAACCATGATAACCGTAGCACAGCACTGACGCCGGGAAAGCCATGCCCCGTCACCGAAATAGTCGATGATCTCCCGACGCGTCCAACGGTCATTGCGCTGATCAATCCGCAAGGCGCAAATATCGTATCGAGAGAGGGTGTCGAACCACACCC is a window encoding:
- a CDS encoding oligosaccharide repeat unit polymerase, whose protein sequence is MIKRGDDLHAFSFLILYIYTIFAQIGYVYYPILSMGIGAYFGPALYYRYWAFMFLSFVTAFFIYRMFPLKKTVIYEVYRVKYRKEFRFYFGLIFLFVCLLIYFYKNRSVFSWGSGNPMGSSWFSLLFYFFTISTIVLYAVIRYYRSSKFKILLLICCVTFFIQVASAAGIRSSILYFFIAIASIELSPFIVSLRNRKTTILKFVVLGCLLVYGLLIILQLRTQGSISLKKVFQTDLNAGSNALPISEQILLQDYYAPSHTLFVSMYYDMIDPVEVIKSNVCNAILGVHYPPLTNTIVARVKGETLERGVGWSYHFFVQGYNFMGFMGFLYNGILWNILLRIWLLFVRTDNVLFRRTMYALLIFCATLAMRNQTAQFIRSIYLNFIPGMICLIWATNSRIRFRKNAHWDNLLNH